One genomic window of Sulfurovum lithotrophicum includes the following:
- a CDS encoding HdeD family acid-resistance protein: MWKVPKEIEQLEVFKKNAKTVGVILMVIGFLGAMFPVAASLTTVVFVAWMLLISAFIVGYFTYITDAGDWRGWLKTLIFFGVGVYMLVNPAGGIATLGLLFSIYFFMDAFSGFTLAASFYPNKGWGIWTFNAILSLLMAMIFVIGWPQTSVLLIGLLVGFSLFFDGLALLMGANLFDKMWKDEQQ; this comes from the coding sequence ATGTGGAAAGTACCCAAAGAGATCGAACAGCTTGAAGTGTTCAAAAAAAATGCAAAGACCGTCGGTGTCATTTTGATGGTCATCGGTTTTCTAGGAGCGATGTTCCCTGTGGCGGCATCATTGACCACTGTGGTCTTCGTGGCATGGATGCTGTTGATAAGTGCATTTATTGTCGGGTACTTCACTTACATAACCGATGCAGGAGACTGGAGAGGATGGCTTAAAACACTGATCTTCTTTGGGGTAGGTGTCTATATGCTCGTCAACCCAGCCGGAGGTATCGCTACTCTGGGACTTCTCTTTTCCATTTACTTTTTCATGGATGCTTTCAGCGGATTTACTCTGGCTGCCTCTTTTTACCCCAATAAAGGATGGGGGATCTGGACCTTCAATGCCATTCTTTCACTGCTGATGGCAATGATATTCGTCATCGGGTGGCCGCAGACCTCTGTGCTGCTTATCGGTCTGCTGGTAGGTTTTAGCCTCTTCTTTGACGGGCTGGCTCTGCTAATGGGTGCAAATCTATTTGATAAAATGTGGAAAGATGAACAACAATAA
- a CDS encoding APC family permease has product MNNNKKAFGLWSAVFLGIGSMVGAGIFIVIGQAGAIAGNLVWLSFVFGGAAALLSGYSLAKLAVRYPSRGGIVEYLVQSFGEGVFSGSAGVLFYFSQLIAIAAVGKSFGAYAGTFVHGGTISENIFALGVVGLFILINLIGASLVARSENVIVVIKVTILITFAGVALFYIDPKLLDTENMPPFKSMLFAIGLTFFAYQGFSVITNTVEDMQDPKKTMMRAMIITILIVGILYILTSIAVLGNLPLAEVIRTKDYALAQAAEPIFGAIGFKVMAATALLATASAINATLYAATEIGYTLAKDGDLPENYTYNVFHSFEGLIISGLLVIPMILFLNLSQVTTIAALVVLVIQGLTHVGHLLRIKETGANFYVVLGAALSMFAIAGLTLYYTSMKEMPMIAFYMFGAFVLAFAIEILLRMTTKRVIKIQTDAKLIEKFEQNIKNKFKKIIGD; this is encoded by the coding sequence ATGAACAACAATAAAAAAGCTTTCGGACTTTGGTCCGCAGTATTTCTCGGTATCGGCTCCATGGTGGGTGCCGGTATTTTCATTGTCATCGGACAGGCAGGTGCCATCGCCGGTAATCTGGTCTGGCTCTCTTTTGTCTTTGGCGGTGCAGCGGCTCTGCTTAGCGGTTACTCCCTAGCCAAACTTGCAGTCAGATATCCTTCACGCGGAGGTATTGTGGAATACCTGGTGCAGAGCTTTGGCGAGGGTGTATTCTCAGGGAGTGCAGGGGTGCTCTTTTATTTTTCCCAGCTTATCGCCATTGCGGCTGTAGGCAAGTCGTTCGGTGCCTATGCAGGTACCTTTGTGCATGGCGGAACGATATCGGAAAACATTTTTGCGCTTGGAGTTGTGGGGCTGTTTATTCTTATCAACCTGATCGGTGCTTCACTGGTTGCCAGATCCGAGAATGTGATCGTAGTGATCAAGGTGACTATACTGATCACTTTTGCCGGTGTAGCCCTTTTTTACATAGATCCAAAACTTTTGGACACTGAAAATATGCCACCGTTCAAGAGTATGCTTTTTGCGATAGGGTTGACCTTTTTCGCCTATCAGGGTTTCAGCGTCATTACCAACACGGTAGAAGATATGCAGGATCCTAAAAAAACGATGATGCGTGCTATGATCATTACCATTCTGATCGTTGGGATACTGTATATCCTGACAAGTATTGCAGTACTGGGAAATCTTCCGCTTGCAGAAGTGATCAGGACAAAAGATTATGCACTGGCACAGGCTGCTGAACCGATCTTCGGTGCCATAGGCTTCAAGGTTATGGCTGCTACGGCACTGTTGGCAACCGCTTCCGCGATCAATGCGACACTCTATGCCGCAACGGAGATCGGTTATACACTGGCAAAAGACGGAGATCTGCCGGAGAATTATACTTACAACGTATTTCATTCATTTGAAGGACTCATTATTTCAGGGCTTCTGGTTATACCGATGATCCTTTTTCTGAATCTTTCACAGGTTACTACGATCGCGGCATTGGTTGTGCTGGTCATACAGGGATTGACCCATGTGGGTCATCTGCTCCGCATCAAAGAGACCGGTGCCAATTTCTATGTGGTACTTGGTGCGGCACTGAGTATGTTCGCTATAGCCGGCTTGACACTTTACTATACAAGTATGAAAGAAATGCCTATGATCGCATTTTACATGTTTGGTGCTTTTGTACTGGCATTTGCCATTGAAATACTCTTGCGTATGACCACAAAACGTGTCATTAAAATTCAGACAGATGCCAAATTGATCGAAAAATTTGAACAAAACATAAAAAACAAGTTTAAAAAAATCATAGGAGATTAA
- a CDS encoding EI24 domain-containing protein has translation MNNVMNSILFGFKEILTWRTMKYITISGVIVSLLWLGIGILLWDNLINFSSKIIDMVPFSMLRSNGAWMLSTFLWFQMTLITFALIFAFFGNLILRKISKEKYSTFSILMLVGSALFWGLIWFFKGSYIYDQFLQLLTWLPFETVEKGIAFLIGFYIIYNAIVMSLVFLASIFSEPLIELIEIEHFPEDKVIRDNVFKTTRYTIKDSAIFIGLSILAFPLLFVPILNFIIQILLWIWLIKDTMSYDAAALTHENVDKSILKEHSRTIWFVAFVTVLFNFIPVFNIFGPFFGLITMFHYFKTLKD, from the coding sequence ATGAATAATGTAATGAACTCGATCCTCTTCGGATTCAAAGAGATACTTACCTGGCGTACCATGAAGTATATCACTATCAGCGGCGTTATCGTCTCACTGCTCTGGCTGGGGATCGGTATACTTTTATGGGACAACCTTATTAATTTCAGCAGCAAGATCATAGATATGGTACCGTTTTCCATGCTTCGTTCAAACGGTGCATGGATGCTTTCGACCTTCCTGTGGTTTCAGATGACACTGATCACCTTTGCACTCATCTTCGCATTTTTCGGCAACCTTATACTGCGTAAGATATCTAAAGAGAAATATAGTACTTTTTCCATACTGATGCTTGTCGGCTCTGCACTTTTCTGGGGTCTGATATGGTTCTTTAAAGGAAGCTATATTTACGATCAGTTCCTGCAACTGCTTACCTGGCTGCCATTTGAAACAGTAGAGAAGGGTATTGCCTTTCTGATAGGATTCTATATCATTTACAATGCAATAGTCATGAGTCTGGTCTTTCTTGCAAGCATTTTCAGTGAACCACTGATCGAACTGATCGAGATAGAACATTTTCCCGAAGATAAAGTCATTCGAGACAATGTGTTTAAAACAACACGGTACACTATCAAGGACAGTGCGATCTTCATTGGGCTTTCCATATTGGCATTTCCGCTTCTTTTTGTTCCTATATTGAATTTTATAATTCAGATTCTCCTATGGATCTGGTTGATAAAAGACACGATGAGTTACGATGCCGCAGCATTAACACATGAGAATGTGGACAAATCTATTCTGAAAGAACACAGTAGGACTATCTGGTTTGTTGCTTTCGTGACGGTTCTTTTCAACTTTATACCGGTCTTTAACATCTTCGGTCCGTTCTTCGGCCTTATCACAATGTTCCATTATTTCAAGACGCTGAAAGATTAG
- a CDS encoding zinc-dependent peptidase, whose product MASYYLNLLLFVSLLGLTILGYWLIKWYRQKQELQRIAAMPFEEEDRSILSRIKQYRYLNSEEKEKIERSILRFMNTKNFIGAKLEVTEEMKVVISFYACLLLLHIDTENCYDNLKNIIIYNHPVMINRVQNNGGIFSKEQFLIDGQSANDTVVIIWHNAKREAYHPRKENVIVHEFAHEIDFMDGEIDGVPPMERSKYHEWTNVLYKEFEKLNKVAMKNRDWGDYKFIGEYAATNEAEFFAVISERFFESPGSLKKKFPDLYNELKDFYGIDLAAKEA is encoded by the coding sequence TTGGCGTCATACTATCTCAATCTTCTCCTTTTTGTCAGCCTTCTGGGCCTGACGATTCTGGGCTATTGGCTTATCAAATGGTATCGTCAAAAGCAGGAATTGCAGCGTATTGCCGCAATGCCTTTTGAGGAAGAGGACAGAAGCATCCTCTCCCGCATCAAACAATACCGGTATCTCAACTCTGAAGAAAAAGAGAAGATCGAACGCTCCATACTCCGTTTTATGAACACCAAAAATTTTATCGGTGCAAAGCTGGAAGTTACAGAAGAGATGAAAGTGGTCATTTCTTTTTATGCCTGCCTGCTTTTGCTGCATATTGACACAGAGAACTGCTACGATAATTTAAAGAATATCATTATCTACAATCATCCTGTCATGATAAACAGAGTACAGAATAACGGTGGCATCTTCTCAAAAGAGCAATTCCTCATTGACGGACAGTCTGCGAACGATACCGTTGTCATTATCTGGCATAATGCCAAACGTGAAGCATACCATCCCCGAAAAGAGAATGTCATTGTGCATGAATTTGCCCATGAGATCGACTTCATGGACGGAGAGATAGACGGTGTTCCGCCGATGGAACGTTCCAAATACCATGAGTGGACGAATGTACTTTACAAAGAGTTCGAAAAGCTAAACAAGGTTGCCATGAAGAACAGGGACTGGGGTGATTATAAATTCATAGGGGAATATGCGGCGACGAACGAAGCGGAATTCTTCGCTGTGATCAGTGAACGTTTCTTCGAATCACCGGGCAGTCTGAAAAAGAAATTCCCTGACCTTTACAATGAACTCAAAGATTTCTACGGTATAGATCTTGCAGCGAAGGAAGCCTAA
- a CDS encoding APC family permease — protein MKEKKIGFIEAFSIGVGGMVGGGIFAVLGLTIDLAKGAAPIAFAVAGFIALVTAYSYVKLSLRYPSEGGSIEFIVQAFGNGLFSSIINNLLLISYVIMLALYAYAFGSYGSALIMGDDVMWVHKALAAGIILFFMTINMMGAFLTGRAEDIMVFAKLAILAVFAAVGTSTIDMTHMAPQEWMPMPSVLTGGLIIFLAYEGFELIANTARDVENPEKTLPKAYYSAVIFVIILYIWIAMVTVGNVSFEEAKKAQDYVLAVAAEPFFGKAGFIVIGIAALLSTASAINATLYGGGRTSYLIARYGELPNHFKRKFKNGYEGMIIIALLGIIFATSFSLDNISVAGSFGFLVVFSLVNFANFKLYKETGGNRLISGFGTLLGLSATGVLIGYNMIHSPASLITSGIVIFAVFVFSFTYYHLKKKRLAPYLDKALEIEEKSGEKH, from the coding sequence ATGAAAGAAAAGAAGATCGGCTTCATTGAAGCTTTCAGTATCGGTGTGGGCGGTATGGTGGGCGGCGGCATCTTCGCCGTTCTCGGACTTACTATCGATCTGGCAAAAGGTGCCGCGCCCATAGCTTTTGCCGTGGCAGGTTTCATCGCACTGGTCACCGCCTATTCCTATGTCAAACTCTCTCTGCGCTACCCAAGTGAAGGCGGGAGTATCGAGTTCATCGTCCAGGCTTTCGGCAACGGCCTCTTCTCCTCCATCATCAATAACCTGCTGCTGATATCCTATGTCATTATGCTGGCGCTTTATGCCTATGCTTTCGGCAGTTACGGTTCGGCACTTATAATGGGAGACGATGTCATGTGGGTGCATAAGGCTCTGGCAGCGGGTATTATCCTATTCTTCATGACGATCAATATGATGGGTGCCTTTCTGACAGGGCGCGCTGAGGACATCATGGTCTTTGCCAAACTTGCCATACTTGCCGTCTTTGCCGCAGTCGGAACTTCGACCATAGATATGACCCATATGGCACCACAGGAGTGGATGCCCATGCCTTCTGTCCTTACCGGAGGGCTTATCATCTTTTTGGCTTATGAAGGATTCGAACTGATCGCCAACACGGCCAGAGATGTTGAAAACCCGGAAAAAACACTTCCAAAAGCCTATTATTCCGCCGTGATATTCGTCATTATCCTTTACATATGGATCGCAATGGTCACAGTAGGCAATGTCTCTTTTGAAGAGGCAAAGAAGGCACAGGATTATGTGCTTGCAGTGGCAGCAGAGCCCTTTTTCGGAAAGGCAGGCTTCATCGTTATCGGTATCGCTGCCCTGCTCTCAACCGCTTCGGCGATCAATGCCACACTGTATGGCGGAGGCCGTACCAGTTATCTGATCGCAAGATACGGAGAACTTCCCAACCATTTTAAAAGGAAGTTCAAAAATGGCTATGAAGGGATGATCATCATTGCCCTGCTGGGGATCATCTTTGCAACCTCTTTCAGCCTTGACAACATTTCGGTAGCAGGAAGTTTCGGTTTTCTTGTTGTCTTTTCACTGGTGAACTTCGCCAACTTCAAACTCTACAAAGAAACCGGTGGCAACCGTTTGATATCAGGATTCGGTACTCTGCTCGGCCTTAGCGCCACAGGAGTACTCATAGGCTACAATATGATTCATTCCCCCGCTTCGCTCATTACAAGCGGTATCGTAATTTTTGCGGTATTTGTTTTTAGTTTTACCTATTATCATCTCAAGAAGAAACGACTTGCTCCATACCTTGATAAGGCATTGGAAATAGAAGAAAAAAGTGGCGAAAAGCATTAG
- a CDS encoding thioredoxin family protein, translated as MKLFLISVLFIGTLFATDAKEAAEKLGVENNFAAALKKARSEKKMLVMVIVKKGCRWCDKMVYGTLVEPEVKEALKNYVTLIIDKNDRYPNVFKEDFFPSTFYIDQNSEKSVYENVGYIGKKCFLNDLKESLKTRDELYR; from the coding sequence TTGAAACTGTTTTTGATATCAGTACTGTTTATAGGTACACTGTTCGCAACAGATGCAAAAGAAGCAGCCGAAAAATTGGGCGTAGAGAATAACTTTGCCGCGGCACTCAAAAAAGCCAGATCTGAAAAGAAAATGCTGGTGATGGTGATCGTGAAAAAAGGATGCAGATGGTGCGACAAAATGGTGTACGGAACCCTTGTCGAACCTGAGGTGAAAGAGGCGCTCAAAAATTATGTGACATTGATTATTGACAAAAATGACAGGTATCCAAATGTTTTTAAAGAAGACTTTTTCCCTTCAACTTTTTATATAGACCAGAATTCTGAAAAAAGTGTATATGAAAATGTCGGCTATATAGGAAAGAAATGTTTTTTGAATGATCTGAAGGAATCGCTTAAAACACGTGACGAGCTGTATAGGTAA
- a CDS encoding manganese-dependent inorganic pyrophosphatase, with translation MATYIFGHTTPDSDSIVGAISLSYLKNQLGEDCVPTRQGEINPETKWILEKFGFEAPELKTSYAGEKVYLIDFMERSQSPKDIDEATILGIVDHHKLGDLTTNTPLEMWVRPIGCSNTIVKQMFDYYDVEIPKNLAGIMMCAILSDTVIFKSPTCTKEDTKACKELAQIAGIEDYKAIGMEMFTVKSNVLGATPRALVTRDFKDFNMGGNLIGVGQLEVVDLSVFDNMKADLMDDMKKLKEEGGRHSVLLLLTDIMQEGSQLLVVSDEPEKIENAFNVKLENGEVWLKGVMSRKKQIIPFLEEQF, from the coding sequence ATGGCTACCTATATTTTTGGACATACAACACCAGACTCGGACTCCATCGTCGGAGCGATATCACTTTCATACCTCAAAAATCAGCTTGGTGAGGATTGTGTACCGACACGACAGGGGGAGATCAACCCTGAAACGAAGTGGATACTTGAGAAATTCGGTTTTGAAGCACCAGAACTCAAAACATCCTATGCAGGAGAGAAGGTCTACCTGATAGACTTCATGGAACGTTCCCAAAGCCCGAAAGACATCGATGAAGCGACCATTCTCGGAATCGTGGACCATCATAAGCTCGGTGACCTTACAACCAATACACCGCTTGAGATGTGGGTACGACCTATCGGTTGTTCCAATACTATCGTCAAGCAGATGTTCGACTATTATGATGTGGAGATACCCAAAAACCTTGCCGGGATCATGATGTGTGCCATTCTCAGTGACACGGTCATCTTCAAGTCACCTACCTGTACCAAAGAAGACACCAAGGCTTGTAAAGAGCTTGCCCAGATCGCCGGGATAGAGGATTACAAAGCAATAGGTATGGAAATGTTCACCGTCAAGTCCAATGTACTGGGTGCAACACCAAGAGCATTGGTGACAAGAGACTTCAAGGACTTCAACATGGGTGGCAATCTCATTGGTGTAGGACAACTTGAAGTGGTTGACCTTTCTGTGTTCGACAACATGAAAGCAGACCTGATGGACGATATGAAGAAGCTGAAAGAAGAGGGTGGCAGACACTCAGTTCTGCTTCTGCTTACTGACATCATGCAGGAAGGATCACAGCTGCTGGTCGTCAGTGATGAGCCTGAAAAGATCGAAAATGCTTTCAATGTGAAACTCGAGAACGGCGAAGTCTGGCTCAAAGGCGTTATGAGCCGTAAAAAACAGATCATTCCTTTCCTTGAAGAGCAGTTTTAA
- a CDS encoding DEAD/DEAH box helicase, which yields MSFTNLGLNESLLKAIKDQGYTSPTPIQKQAIPVVIEGKDVLAAAQTGTGKTAGFTLPLLERLSETHPKMGKKQIRVLVLTPTRELAAQVAESIKTYGKYMKYSSTVIFGGVGINPQLATIRKGVDIVIATPGRLLDIAGQQGIDFSALETLVLDEADRMLDMGFIHDIKKLMKMMPKQRQTLLFSATFSPEIKKLASGLLKNPVLVEVARENTTAEQISQVVHFVDKSRKRELLSQLIKTKDWRQVLVFTRTKHGANRLTKQLEEAGISAAAIHGNKSQGARTKALASFKANDIRVLVATDIAARGIDIDQLPHVVNYELPNVPEDYVHRIGRTGRAGQSGEAVSLVCVDEHKLLFDIEKFIKSEIKKVHIEAFTPDPNIKAEPIQNGRGGGQKRGGGNGRNRSRNANASNRQHKENSAKKANSKNSAAAQIGNDIQAKLDKLEKRDTNPNRQRRR from the coding sequence ATGTCATTTACAAACCTGGGATTAAACGAATCCCTTCTCAAAGCAATCAAAGATCAGGGCTACACCTCTCCAACACCCATTCAGAAGCAGGCAATACCTGTAGTCATAGAAGGCAAGGATGTCCTTGCCGCGGCGCAGACCGGTACGGGAAAAACCGCAGGTTTTACCCTACCTCTGCTTGAGAGACTTTCAGAAACACACCCAAAAATGGGTAAAAAACAGATACGTGTACTGGTACTGACACCTACACGTGAACTTGCCGCACAGGTAGCAGAGAGCATCAAAACTTACGGAAAGTACATGAAGTACAGCTCTACGGTCATCTTTGGCGGTGTGGGGATAAATCCACAATTGGCGACCATACGTAAAGGTGTCGACATTGTTATTGCAACACCGGGAAGGCTTCTGGACATTGCAGGTCAGCAGGGCATAGATTTCTCTGCGTTGGAGACACTTGTCCTCGACGAAGCAGACAGAATGCTTGATATGGGTTTCATTCATGACATTAAAAAACTGATGAAGATGATGCCAAAGCAAAGACAGACACTGCTCTTCTCTGCAACATTCTCTCCCGAGATTAAAAAGCTGGCTTCAGGACTTTTAAAAAACCCTGTGCTTGTAGAAGTGGCAAGAGAGAACACCACCGCAGAGCAGATCAGCCAGGTTGTCCACTTTGTGGATAAATCACGCAAAAGAGAGCTGCTTTCGCAACTCATCAAAACTAAGGACTGGAGACAGGTTCTCGTTTTTACGCGTACCAAGCATGGTGCGAACAGGCTGACGAAACAGCTTGAAGAAGCAGGCATCTCCGCCGCAGCCATTCACGGTAACAAAAGCCAGGGTGCAAGAACAAAAGCGCTTGCCTCCTTCAAGGCCAACGATATCCGTGTGCTGGTGGCCACGGATATTGCCGCCAGGGGTATAGATATCGATCAGCTGCCGCATGTAGTCAATTATGAACTACCGAACGTGCCGGAGGACTATGTTCACCGTATCGGACGTACAGGACGGGCAGGGCAAAGTGGTGAAGCCGTTTCTCTGGTATGTGTGGATGAACACAAACTGCTTTTCGACATAGAGAAGTTCATAAAATCAGAGATTAAAAAAGTACATATAGAGGCTTTCACTCCAGACCCGAACATTAAAGCGGAACCCATTCAGAACGGAAGAGGCGGTGGACAGAAACGAGGAGGTGGAAACGGACGCAACAGGTCTAGGAATGCCAATGCATCAAACAGACAGCATAAAGAGAATTCCGCCAAAAAAGCAAACAGCAAAAACAGTGCTGCAGCCCAGATAGGTAACGATATTCAGGCAAAACTGGACAAACTGGAAAAGCGGGATACGAATCCGAACAGGCAAAGAAGAAGATAG
- a CDS encoding type IV pilus twitching motility protein PilT gives MAVDMTTAMEKLNSWLNMLIEVEGADLHIKTDSSIRARVKDDIVMLSTEEPTAEMMDGIIRGLSSKDYEDFLETKEYDGAYSLDDDHRFRVNIFMHIGGTAISMRLIPPQIRTIEELNLPSSLHKLSELRRGLVLVTGTTGSGKSTTLASIIEEINRKYPYHIITIEDPIEYIHKDKKCIIEQRELGLHTRSFSRALRAAMREDPDVIVVGEIRDMATAESILQAVNTGHLVFSTIHTLDARETIDRLIAIFPTSEQNRVRDTLAATLEAVISQRLILGADEDTMIPAAEVLFKSPQIQELIRAKRDHEIPDALEKENISYESQTFNRALFELALNGKITEKQAFEYASSPADLKLMFTLSPEYEEKVHRNEKVKEVWLKEDAEEKEEK, from the coding sequence ATGGCGGTAGACATGACTACAGCGATGGAAAAACTGAACAGTTGGTTAAATATGCTGATTGAAGTGGAAGGTGCAGACCTTCATATTAAAACGGACAGTTCTATTCGGGCACGTGTGAAAGATGATATTGTCATGCTCTCAACTGAAGAACCTACAGCGGAAATGATGGATGGTATCATCAGGGGGCTGAGTAGTAAAGATTATGAGGATTTTCTGGAGACTAAAGAGTATGACGGGGCCTATTCACTTGATGATGATCACCGTTTCAGGGTTAACATTTTCATGCATATCGGAGGCACTGCCATTTCTATGAGACTTATTCCTCCCCAGATCAGGACTATTGAAGAATTAAATCTTCCTTCCTCACTACACAAACTCTCGGAACTACGGCGTGGATTGGTCCTTGTTACCGGTACGACAGGTAGTGGTAAATCAACCACTCTGGCTAGTATTATTGAAGAGATCAACAGGAAATATCCTTACCATATCATTACTATTGAAGATCCGATAGAGTATATCCATAAAGACAAAAAATGTATCATTGAACAGCGTGAACTTGGTTTGCATACACGAAGCTTCTCCCGTGCTCTGCGTGCTGCCATGAGAGAGGATCCGGATGTCATCGTCGTCGGTGAAATACGAGATATGGCTACGGCGGAGAGTATTCTCCAGGCAGTCAATACAGGACACCTTGTTTTCTCGACTATCCATACACTCGATGCAAGAGAAACCATAGACAGACTGATCGCCATTTTCCCTACCTCAGAACAGAACAGAGTTAGAGATACACTGGCAGCCACACTTGAAGCCGTCATTTCTCAGCGTCTGATCCTCGGAGCAGACGAGGACACGATGATTCCCGCTGCGGAAGTACTGTTTAAAAGTCCACAGATCCAGGAACTAATCAGGGCCAAACGTGACCATGAAATTCCAGATGCCCTTGAAAAAGAGAATATCAGTTATGAGTCTCAAACCTTCAATCGTGCACTCTTTGAACTGGCGCTCAATGGCAAGATTACAGAGAAGCAGGCCTTCGAATATGCATCATCACCTGCCGACTTGAAATTGATGTTCACTTTGAGTCCGGAATATGAAGAGAAAGTTCATCGTAATGAGAAAGTAAAAGAAGTATGGCTAAAAGAAGATGCTGAAGAAAAAGAAGAGAAGTAG
- a CDS encoding aldo/keto reductase yields MQYRYIGRTGLRVSPICMGTMTFGTQCDKKEAFMIMDKAYDHGVNFYDTAELYPVPPEAKLAGITEQWVGEWMQTKPRESIILATKVAGAASGWFVPPIRHGLTAIDRFHIERAVEGSLKRLGTDYIDLYQMHWPDTIVPIEESLEAFDRLVKAGKVRYIGTSNDTAYGTSKALMTSQYKNLARFESIQNNFSLLNRRFLDELSTLCEKEQVSLLPYSPLAGGVLSGKYNQVMKPEEAKGRFSDYLKSPNQRQRAMAQRFMNDRTLASTQQYLKIATEAGLHPVTLATAWSKQFDFVASTIIGATHTEQLDASLAAMNLTLGDDVLRACDSVHEKILYPMG; encoded by the coding sequence ATGCAGTACAGATATATAGGAAGAACCGGACTGCGTGTCTCACCTATCTGCATGGGGACGATGACCTTCGGTACACAATGCGACAAAAAAGAAGCCTTCATGATCATGGACAAAGCCTATGATCACGGAGTGAACTTCTATGATACCGCAGAGCTCTATCCTGTTCCACCTGAAGCCAAACTGGCCGGAATCACTGAGCAGTGGGTAGGAGAGTGGATGCAGACAAAGCCCCGGGAGTCCATCATACTGGCAACTAAAGTTGCCGGCGCCGCCAGCGGATGGTTTGTTCCTCCTATTCGTCACGGACTGACTGCGATAGACCGTTTTCACATAGAACGTGCAGTTGAAGGCAGTCTGAAAAGACTGGGTACCGATTACATCGATCTTTACCAGATGCACTGGCCCGACACAATCGTACCCATTGAAGAGTCGCTTGAAGCGTTCGACAGGCTGGTAAAAGCCGGAAAGGTTCGTTACATCGGCACATCCAATGACACGGCTTACGGTACATCCAAAGCCCTAATGACCTCACAGTACAAAAATTTGGCACGCTTTGAATCGATACAGAACAATTTTTCCCTGCTTAACCGGCGCTTTCTCGATGAACTATCAACGCTTTGCGAAAAGGAGCAGGTATCCCTTCTGCCCTACTCCCCCCTGGCCGGAGGTGTACTCAGTGGGAAATACAATCAGGTGATGAAGCCCGAAGAGGCCAAAGGAAGGTTCTCTGATTACCTGAAGTCGCCCAATCAGCGGCAGCGTGCCATGGCACAACGGTTCATGAATGACCGGACACTCGCTTCGACACAACAATACCTCAAGATCGCCACAGAGGCAGGTCTGCACCCTGTCACCCTTGCTACAGCATGGTCAAAACAGTTCGACTTTGTAGCGTCGACCATTATCGGCGCTACCCATACGGAGCAACTTGATGCCTCACTGGCTGCCATGAACTTAACGCTCGGTGATGATGTGCTGCGTGCCTGCGACAGTGTACATGAAAAGATACTTTATCCTATGGGATAG
- a CDS encoding serine O-acetyltransferase: MNRHNFIGVTILVSVLALNPLLAVEFQNNIQTRLNSAKKLSNSIASILHKRGLDEDAAEEIAASSVGDDEEHLTQMVENLSSVLSHDEIMEHLSTMVLHRKEIQLDSYDYLVSMASKIRKSSLDKSMLNHLHAIAKLNSQLIG, from the coding sequence ATGAACAGACATAATTTCATAGGTGTAACAATACTTGTCTCTGTATTGGCCCTGAACCCTCTACTCGCAGTAGAATTTCAGAACAACATACAGACAAGACTTAACTCAGCCAAAAAACTCTCCAACAGCATTGCATCCATCCTCCATAAAAGAGGGCTGGATGAAGATGCTGCGGAAGAGATCGCTGCTTCTTCGGTAGGTGATGATGAAGAACATTTAACACAAATGGTTGAAAACCTTAGCTCTGTCCTCTCGCATGATGAGATCATGGAACATCTCAGTACCATGGTGCTGCACAGAAAAGAGATACAACTGGACTCATACGACTACCTGGTCAGTATGGCATCGAAGATTAGAAAAAGCTCTTTGGACAAAAGCATGTTAAATCATTTACATGCTATTGCCAAACTCAACAGTCAGCTGATCGGATAG